Proteins encoded in a region of the Trypanosoma brucei gambiense DAL972 chromosome 11, complete sequence genome:
- a CDS encoding T. brucei spp-specific protein, (fragment) — translation LVEQMNNTVGEIALNLLRSDRDYLHLAPEGVPIEVLPLEVDAKFCALEAERAMLKGENNPKNASMILSLEEKLNERARQLAQEQLLEDLKELSSFQHCVPLSLLSPHTDVQFAADVAEFRRLKKEGEQNTPAIQGVVGRLNARANELAEEYLRTDRASYLNPEQLGVPLDLLSLDTDSEFVSLEAERLKLLLDRDGYVSYINVLETRLNDRVRELCRLSLLDFPEFLLDVSNFGVPLEELCLFEDDGYRRHICSWYKLRRTPEVDNERNSCEACIVEIVREKAKLYTEEILRSLPLVYRGIPLRDADLFRNDGFINSVKRFRRAVREKRDESEIVEAKDNMKNIAFDIIDGLILKERGALDQEPEGISINNVPLDYDNAYLEMEAELHSLLKQQSMCDAASILQLRKAMNDRVHHLALIELAKMRTFLDPEIFGIPIKDLRLEGDVDFRNAEISRYKKLKNEANADVKDLEVLMTARALEVARAFVARERAFLEPEPHGLLLEELLLDTHKVFTDLERERRVLLKEPGLCENTVKIKSLQDKMRAVVNELAVAYVAESRKFLDPAPEGVPLEELSLDSNELFIELEKRRFGLLREGKGDEGDLKDVEKSMQDCIRELAKGLLKENRAYLNQKPLGIPLDYLPLNNDKKLRELERKRRELLNTYDNDSPQVKSIEGMIIKRIDKIAARYLEGERSFLVPCPQTVPLRYLPLNADTNFCSLEQRRRELRRGGDTAEDDAMIKELEIRINDRAHELAKEVLHNGRLFLHPEILGVAVSDIPLSDHEPFVQLEEALRRIKVDNPINSFMEADLREKLKQCARQVTEKMLDEERSFLDQNPLGIPLNSLMLNYDPKMQELERVRRKKLRDKVDANEEEREMVRRVNEMAEEELRRQRMYLPATPLGIPFQYLGLDSDGKFDQMENFLRTLKRDPLSKEKAIRDQENANRQYVFKTAAEYKRRERAYLNPEPNGVSLKRLSLDTDPKFQKLEQMRRMLMHSSDSNDAQIGHLEHLANEYVLQLALQQLGWQDAEFHDRNRHLADDWVRISELYPEGKYVPFEPTKANGCSVVSAPNDASYLAPFIAALSRCPDMLRQLCDTTSHPVNGPYSFIFFDPNSNPVRVDIDDRVPVDAKCEPKFTRVPHRSWYPLLLEKAYAKFVGGYAKLDQCTPHETLRDLTGRPVLHIPFDDRLADAANTGDFRSVKFWKGIKRNLAAGDVITCISNHESVDGLHSQCSYALLSVIETVHESNDVSDIVIKLHNCYYDSPTYDGPLCNDDDNWTDGLKRLCHYNPEEDALYIPVPVFLRNFSSMQRCHINCGDRLTAPGEWTGVSCGGNPKFTTFRNNPIYLVENKTSRPVTILAELRHHAPAYRDPDDVNHYHQSGLALLKAINTRMPVSPILTSVTHRFLHRGMMLDAREVCAQMELPPSTTCYLVPYTLGRDNYGKFHISVYPGLAKVNLAPLRTAALFASPVVISMSLKTELRNGVKVEFVVSRACDAHVLLCQRRPKVIDVCKSDLLGDFSVNMAVYDENG, via the coding sequence CTTGTGGAGCAAATGAATAATACTGTTGGTGAAATTGCCCTGAACTTACTACGTAGCGATCGTGACTACTTGCATTTGGCTCCTGAGGGAGTACCGATTGAAGTGCTTCCACTGGAGGTCGATGCAAAGTTTTGTGCTTTGGAGGCGGAGCGTGCAATGTTAAAAGGCGAGAACAATCCGAAGAATGCGAGTATGATATTATCTTTGGAAGAGAAATTAAATGAGCGTGCTCGCCAGCTGGCTCAAGAGCAACTACTGGAAGACCTGAAGGAATTGAGTTCTTTTCAGCATTGTGTTCCTCTCTCACTTTTATCGCCTCATACTGACGTTCAGTTTGCTGCTGATGTTGCTGAATTTCGACGactgaaaaaagaaggggagcaAAACACCCCCGCCATTCAGGGCGTTGTCGGGAGACTTAACGCACGTGCGAATGAGCTCGCGGAAGAGTATTTGCGTACCGATCGCGCATCGTATCTTAACCCTGAACAACTTGGTGTGCCACTTGACTTGCTATCTTTGGACACAGACTCCGAGTTCGTGTCACTGGAGGCTGAGAGGCTAAAATTGTTGTTGGACCGAGATGGTTATGTGTCTTATATTAATGTGCTGGAAACTCGTTTGAATGATAGGGTGCGGGAGCTGTGTCGTCTGAGTCTACTTGATTTTCCCGAATTTTTGTTGGATGTGTCGAACTTTGGGGTTCCTTTGGAGGAACTGTGCCTCTTCGAGGATGATGGTTATCGGCGTCATATTTGTTCGTGGTACAAGCTTCGTAGGACCCCGGAGGTTGATAACGAACGCAATTCTTGTGAAGCTTGTATTGTTGAAATAGTTcgggaaaaagcaaaattgtATACTGAGGAGATACTTCGATCTCTTCCTCTCGTATATCGTGGTATACCGCTACGTGATGCCGATTTGTTTCGGAACGATGGTTTTATTAATAGTGTTAAACGTTTTCGGCGCGCCGTTCGTGAAAAGCGGGATGAGAGTGAGATTGTGGAGGCCAAAgataatatgaaaaatatagCATTTGATATAATTGATGGTTTGATTTTAAAGGAACGTGGCGCTCTTGACCAAGAGCCGGAAGGAATATCTATCAATAACGTTCCACTTGATTACGACAACGCCTATCTTGAGATGGAAGCAGAACTCCATAGTCTTTTAAAGCAACAGTCCATGTGTGACGCGGCTTCCATATTGCAACTCCGAAAAGCAATGAACGACAGGGTACACCATCTTGCCCTTATTGAGCTGGCGAAGATGAGGACTTTCTTGGACCCTGAGATATTCGGCATACCCATTAAAGATCTTCGTCTTGAAGGTGACGTGGACTTCCGGAACGCGGAAATTAGTCGatataaaaaattaaaaaatgagGCGAATGCTGATGTGAAAGACCTTGAAGTTTTAATGACAGCACGTGCACTTGAGGTAGCGAGGGCTTTTGTTGCGCGAGAGAGAGCTTTTTTAGAGCCAGAACCACATGGGTTGTTGTTAGAGGAATTGCTTCTAGATACGCATAAGGTGTTTACGGATTTGGAGAGGGAGCGCCGAGTGCTCCTCAAGGAGCCAGGATTGTGTGAAAACACTGTAAAAATCAAATCACTGCAGGACAAAATGAGAGCTGTGGTCAACGAGTTGGCGGTAgcgtacgttgcagagtccCGTAAGTTCCTAGATCCTGCGCCAGAGGGTGTTCCGCTTGAGGAATTGTCTTTAGACTCGAACGAGCTATTTATTGAATTGGAGAAAAGGCGGTTTGGGCTCCTgcgggaggggaagggagatgAGGGTGATCTTAAAGATGTCGAGAAAAGTATGCAGGACTGCATTCGTGAGTTGGCTAAGGGGCTTTTGAAGGAAAATCGTGCCTATCTCAACCAAAAGCCATTAGGTATACCACTTGACTATCTACCCCTCAACAACGACAAGAAGCTCCGTGAATTAGAGAGGAAACGACGGGAACTTCTGAATACCTACGATAATGATTCTCCCCAAGTGAAGTCTATAGAGGGGATGATTATTAAGCGAATTGACAAAATTGCTGCTCGTTACCTTGAAGGAGAGCGCTCCTTTCTGGTTCCTTGTCCACAAACTGTTCCCCTGCGTTACTTGCCTCTTAACGCAGACACCAATTTTTGTTCCCTGGAACAGAGGCGGAGGGAGCTGCGCAGGGGAGGAGACACTGCCGAAGATGATGCAATGATAAAGGAACTGGAAATTCGTATAAATGATCGCGCTCATGAACTGGCTAAAGAGGTACTACACAATGGTCGGCTTTTTCTTCATCCTGAAATACTCGGTGTCGCAGTTTCTGATATTCCTTTGAGTGATCACGAACCGTTTGTTCAACTTGAAGAAGCTCTGAGAAGAATCAAGGTCGACAACCCAATAAACAGCTTTATGGAGGCTGACCTAAGGGAGAAATTAAAGCAGTGTGCGAGACAGGTAACTGAAAAGATGCTCGATGAAGAACGGAGTTTCTTGGATCAAAATCCTTTGGGTATTCCACTGAACAGTTTGATGCTGAATTATGACCCGAAAATGCAAGAACTCGAGCGagtgagaaggaagaaactgcGGGATAAAGTGGACGCTAACGAGGAGGAGAGGGAGATGGTGAGGCGCGTCAACGAGATGGCGGAGGAGGAATTACGCCGTCAACGCATGTACCTTCCAGCCACACCATTGGGAATCCCATTCCAGTACTTGGGTCTTGACAGCGATGGGAAATTTGACCAAATGGAAAATTTTCTACGCACATTGAAAAGGGATCCTCTgtcgaaagaaaaagcgatTCGTGATCAGGAGAACGCAAATAGGCAGTACGTATTTAAGACGGCAGCGGAATACAAACGAAGGGAGCGCGCGTATCTTAACCCCGAGCCTAATGGCGTTTCCCTTAAGCGGCTATCCCTAGATACTGATCCCAAGTTTCAGAAGTTAGAACAAATGAGAAGAATGCTGATGCATAGCTCTGATTCAAATGATGCCCAAATTGGTCATTTGGAACATTTGGCTAACGAATATGTGCTTCAACTCGCTTTGCAACAGCTCGGGTGGCAAGACGCAGAATTCCATGACAGAAATAGGCACCTCGCAGACGATTGGGTGCGCATTAGCGAACTATACCCTGAAGGTAAATACGTACCCTTTGAACCCACAAAAGCTAACGGTTGCTCGGTTGTCTCCGCGCCCAACGACGCAAGTTACCTGGCACCTTTTATCGCCGCTTTGAGCCGTTGTCCGGATATGCTAAGGCAATTATGTGATACAACATCACATCCCGTTAATGGTCCATattctttcatcttttttgatCCGAACAGCAACCCTGTTCGTGTTGACATTGATGACCGTGTGCCAGTGGATGCGAAGTGTGAGCCCAAGTTTACACGCGTGCCACACCGGTCTTGGTACCCGCTGCTGCTGGAGAAGGCATATGCGAAGTTTGTTGGTGGGTACGCAAAGCTCGACCAGTGCACACCACACGAAACCCTCCGTGATCTAACGGGCCGTCCAGTGCTGCATATCCCTTTTGATGATCGACTCGCAGATGCAGCGAATACGGGTGACTTCCGATCTGTGAAATTCTGGAAGGGGATTAAAAGGAACCTCGCGGCTGGAGATGTGATCACATGCATAAGCAACCACGAAAGTGTGGACGGCCTTCACTCTCAATGCAGTTACGCTCTCCTTAGTGTAATCGAAACTGTGCATGAATCGAATGATGTCTCTGACATCGTGATCAAATTACACAACTGCTACTACGATAGCCCGACATACGACGGCCCACTGTGTAACGATGATGATAACTGGACCGATGGTTTGAAGAGACTTTGCCATTATAATCCTGAGGAGGATGCACTTTACATACCTGTTCCTGTGTTTCTGCGTAACTTCTCGAGCATGCAGCGCTGTCACATAAACTGTGGCGACCGTCTGACTGCGCCTGGTGAGTGGACTGGGGTAAGCTGTGGAGGAAACCCGAAGTTCACAACTTTCCGGAACAACCCCATCTATCttgtggaaaacaaaacctcCCGTCCCGTTACCATTCTTGCTGAGCTGCGGCATCATGCGCCAGCATACcgtgaccctgacgatgtaaATCACTATCACCAGTCTGGGCTTGCACTGCTAAAGGCGATAAACACGCGTATGCCTGTGAGTCCGATCTTGACAAGTGTGACACACCGCTTTTTGCATAGGGGCATGATGTTGGATGCACGGGAGGTGTGTGCGCAAATGGAGTTGCCTCCGAGTACCACGTGCTATCTCGTCCCATATACTTTGGGTCGTGATAACTATGGAAAGTTTCACATATCTGTGTACCCCGGTCTTGCAAAGGTGAATCTTGCCCCTCTTCGAACTGCGGCTCTCTTTGCCTCtcctgttgttatttctatGTCGTTGAAAACGGAACTGCGGAACGGTGTGAAGGTTGAGTTTGTTGTGAGTAGAGCATGTGATGCTCATGTTTTGCTTTGTCAGAGACGACCAAAGGTTATTGATGTATGTAAAAGTGATTTACTCGGTGATTTCAGTGTTAACATGGCAGTTTATGATGAAAATGG
- a CDS encoding radial spoke protein 3, producing MQGQNQAAVDGTMAYTFQHPPQGFLHAQYRDPHSSVGRKQYANIMHDRRVYRGNTYAAVPMSTYARDEEERVVREANRRRKELQQRATSIKRRKELDAAQRKLATPPPVVGRQHIEVQTEEFLEELKDEVEVVQQETQTDPLLDRPATPPYVPVKSGRDAESQINEGDLFHFDDAVDPILDVMVGKTLEQAMLEVLQEEELELLRQQQLEFEQRRKEELLEAQRLEAREKRLFEEKERRKKQEIERIKREKATREKLQARQFAKMYLMNLENRVFARLQDEGWFRDRVLHEVEFDFFPWLMDQVAVELEKKQRARVLVDDLIRQVVAIQLNS from the coding sequence ATGCAAGGACAAAACCAAGCAGCAGTGGATGGCACCATGGCCTACACCTTTCAGCACCCACCACAGGGGTTCTTACACGCACAATACAGGGATCCTCACAGCAGTGTAGGCCGTAAGCAATATGCCAATATTATGCATGACCGTCGTGTGTATCGCGGGAATACGTACGCCGCCGTGCCCATGTCAACATATGCGCGAGACGAGGAAGAGCGAGTGGTTCGCGAGGCAAACAGACGTCGCAAGGAACTTCAGCAGCGGGCCACTTCTATAAAGCGTCGTAAAGAACTTGATGCAGCCCAACGGAAACTTGCGACTCCGCCCCCCGTTGTTGGACGGCAGCACATAGAAGTACAAACGGAGGAATTCCTCGAGGAACTGAAGGATGAGGTGGAAGTGGTTCAGCAGGAAACACAAACTGATCCCCTTCTCGACCGCCCTGCGACACCACCGTATGTTCCTGTAAAGTCTGGTCGTGATGCGGAGTCGCAAATTAATGAAGGAGATTTGTTTCACTTCGACGACGCCGTTGACCCGATTCTCGATGTTATGGTTGGAAAGACACTTGAACAAGCGATGTTGGAGGTATTGCAGGAGGAAGAACTGGAACTtctgcggcagcagcaactggaGTTTGAGCAACGACGCAAGGAGGAGTTACTGGAGGCACAGCGACTTGAAGCTCGTGAGAAACGCCTCTTTGAGGAGAAGGAGCGGCGGAAAAAGCAGGAAATCGAGCGCATCAAGCGCGAGAAGGCTACACGCGAGAAGCTCCAGGCCCGTCAGTTTGCCAAGATGTATTTAATGAACCTCGAAAACCGTGTCTTTGCAAGGCTTCAGGATGAGGGCTGGTTTCGTGATCGCGTATTACACGAGGTGGAGTTTGACTTCTTCCCGTGGCTCATGGATCAGGTCGCGGTGGAACTTGAAAAGAAGCAGCGGGCGCGTGTGTTGGTAGACGATCTCATTCGCCAAGTAGTTGCCATACAGTTGAATAGCTga